The following are from one region of the Scylla paramamosain isolate STU-SP2022 chromosome 23, ASM3559412v1, whole genome shotgun sequence genome:
- the LOC135112392 gene encoding prostaglandin G/H synthase 2-like isoform X2, with product MRYFGKVEEMEVKLTSRNHTHALYPVLEEVNENGCQLRFQGLYAYRRRFSMQPFTSFLDLAGDPKLAADLEHFCRDIEAVEYYVSLVTARPGPSVTLPSTVSLGGPWSVKGLVAAHLQP from the exons ATGAGATATTTTGGTAaggtggaggaaatggaagTGAAG cTGACATCAAGGaaccacacacacgctctctacCCAGTGCTGGAGGAGGTGAATGAAAACGGCTGCCAGCTGAGGTTCCAGGGGCTCTACGCGTACCGCAGGAGGTTTAGCATGcagcccttcacctccttccttgaCCTGGCTGGTGACCCCAAACTGGCGGCTGACCTGGAGCACTTCTGCAGGGACATAGAGGCTGTGGAGTACTATGTCA GTCTTGTCACGGCACGCCCCGGCCCCTCGGTCACCCTGCCGTCCACGGTCAGTTTGGGAGGCCCCTGGAGTGTGAAGGGGCTCGTGGCTGCCCATTTGCAGCCCTAA
- the LOC135112392 gene encoding prostaglandin G/H synthase 2-like isoform X1, whose amino-acid sequence MIVISEEREGERERELTSRNHTHALYPVLEEVNENGCQLRFQGLYAYRRRFSMQPFTSFLDLAGDPKLAADLEHFCRDIEAVEYYVSLVTARPGPSVTLPSTVSLGGPWSVKGLVAAHLQP is encoded by the exons ATGATTGTCatcagtgaggagagagagggagagagagagagagag cTGACATCAAGGaaccacacacacgctctctacCCAGTGCTGGAGGAGGTGAATGAAAACGGCTGCCAGCTGAGGTTCCAGGGGCTCTACGCGTACCGCAGGAGGTTTAGCATGcagcccttcacctccttccttgaCCTGGCTGGTGACCCCAAACTGGCGGCTGACCTGGAGCACTTCTGCAGGGACATAGAGGCTGTGGAGTACTATGTCA GTCTTGTCACGGCACGCCCCGGCCCCTCGGTCACCCTGCCGTCCACGGTCAGTTTGGGAGGCCCCTGGAGTGTGAAGGGGCTCGTGGCTGCCCATTTGCAGCCCTAA